One stretch of Nitratiruptor tergarcus DSM 16512 DNA includes these proteins:
- a CDS encoding ketopantoate reductase family protein — MKIAVVGGGGVGGYIAAKLSEHFHVDLLSKSMQQLHLIENGKLQTYHPHILDKPKGVYDIIFFATKSTVLPQRAKELQTHIHTHTIIVPLLNGIEPYNQLKKLFPTAKVLKGAIYIIANKVAPDTIELKGKGALVVTEQNETLAHILQTAEIKYKMPQDIDKAIWQKYLFIAATAALTTLYNATFGEIAKNHLDEFTRLLKEIKDIANKEGIPLNEEDIERSIMLLEKSPPNAKTSMQLDFEKGAPSEVDNLIGYLAQKSPLFTQIHNRLLEQRR; from the coding sequence ATGAAAATAGCAGTAGTAGGAGGTGGTGGAGTTGGCGGCTATATTGCCGCAAAACTGAGTGAACATTTTCATGTGGATCTTCTTTCAAAATCGATGCAGCAACTCCATCTCATTGAAAATGGCAAACTGCAAACCTATCATCCTCATATTCTCGATAAACCAAAAGGGGTATATGATATTATCTTTTTTGCTACAAAAAGTACTGTACTTCCACAAAGAGCTAAGGAGCTACAAACACATATCCATACTCATACCATCATTGTACCCCTTCTCAATGGGATCGAGCCATATAACCAGTTAAAAAAACTCTTTCCCACAGCCAAAGTCCTCAAAGGCGCAATCTATATTATCGCAAACAAAGTAGCACCAGATACAATAGAACTCAAAGGTAAAGGAGCGCTTGTAGTTACTGAGCAAAATGAGACTCTTGCACACATCTTACAAACTGCTGAAATTAAATATAAAATGCCTCAAGATATCGACAAAGCTATTTGGCAAAAGTACCTTTTTATTGCAGCAACTGCAGCTTTAACGACTCTTTATAATGCAACGTTTGGTGAGATTGCAAAAAACCATCTTGACGAATTTACAAGGCTTTTAAAAGAGATAAAAGATATAGCAAACAAAGAAGGAATTCCTCTTAATGAAGAAGATATTGAGCGCTCAATAATGCTTTTAGAAAAGTCTCCACCCAATGCAAAAACTTCTATGCAACTCGATTTTGAAAAAGGGGCTCCAAGCGAAGTTGATAATCTCATTGGGTATCTTGCACAAAAGTCACCACTTTTTACACAGATTCATAATAGACTCTTAGAACAAAGAAGATGA
- a CDS encoding OmpP1/FadL family transporter: MKKVLAITAAASVLSFGAAYKLPEQSARSVALSGAYVAGADHADAAYFNPANMSFMPNDSFFEFSLTGIYLPKITFTGQVYSPQTKQFEPANARSKKEGFLVPHLHWVGKEYKGLRFGLSIVTPGGLSKRWTTQPQIWSAEEFTLRIAEINPSVSYKITDKVAIAAGVRALYSDGKVRVHFPHLYKEDLDGDTDFKWGYNLALAYRIDPTFTLAATYRSKISLQEVGSAKGYLGKYLLSKNPQDLTTLIPYYTKANVAVPLPATLTLAAALWMSENTRVEFTYERTYWSKYKNLDFNFYNNQFAEAVLGQPKAKNWKDTNTFRVGITHKNSPKFTTMYGLAYDETPVPTNRVGFELPDADAIILSLGALYNHTQNLSFGISYLYRL; encoded by the coding sequence ATGAAAAAGGTTTTAGCAATCACAGCAGCAGCTTCAGTACTCTCTTTTGGCGCAGCATACAAACTCCCTGAACAGTCGGCTAGAAGTGTAGCCCTTTCTGGTGCGTATGTTGCTGGAGCAGATCATGCAGATGCAGCATATTTTAACCCAGCTAATATGAGTTTTATGCCAAATGATAGCTTTTTTGAATTTAGTCTTACCGGCATCTACTTGCCAAAAATCACTTTTACTGGCCAGGTCTACTCTCCGCAAACTAAACAGTTTGAGCCTGCAAATGCCAGAAGTAAAAAAGAGGGATTTTTAGTTCCACATCTACATTGGGTAGGAAAAGAGTACAAAGGTCTTCGTTTTGGTTTAAGTATAGTAACTCCCGGAGGACTTTCAAAAAGATGGACAACACAGCCTCAAATCTGGAGTGCAGAGGAGTTTACACTCCGCATAGCAGAAATCAACCCTTCTGTTTCATATAAAATTACTGATAAAGTTGCGATAGCTGCAGGAGTGAGGGCTCTTTATAGTGATGGAAAAGTACGTGTCCATTTTCCTCATCTCTATAAAGAGGATCTCGATGGAGATACCGATTTTAAATGGGGATACAATTTAGCCCTTGCCTACCGTATCGATCCTACATTTACCCTTGCAGCAACATACCGATCAAAAATTAGCTTGCAAGAGGTTGGATCTGCAAAAGGGTATCTAGGCAAATATCTTCTTTCTAAAAATCCACAAGATCTTACAACGCTTATTCCCTACTACACCAAAGCTAATGTTGCAGTACCGCTTCCAGCAACACTCACTCTAGCAGCAGCACTTTGGATGAGTGAAAACACAAGAGTAGAGTTTACGTATGAACGCACATACTGGAGTAAATATAAAAACCTCGATTTTAATTTTTACAATAATCAATTTGCAGAAGCGGTACTTGGACAACCAAAAGCAAAAAATTGGAAAGATACAAATACTTTTAGAGTGGGTATTACTCACAAAAATAGTCCAAAATTCACAACTATGTATGGTCTTGCATACGATGAAACACCAGTGCCAACAAATCGTGTAGGATTTGAGCTTCCAGATGCAGATGCCATCATTCTCTCTCTTGGTGCACTCTATAACCATACACAAAATCTCTCTTTTGGTATTAGCTATCTCTATAGACTATAA
- a CDS encoding peptidylprolyl isomerase, whose amino-acid sequence MLNIFGKKLKEYDLSNVDTYQWAHIKVKDKGDIWIKLFPEEVPNTVANFAYLANSGFYDGLKFHRVIKGFMAQGGCPEGTGRGGPGWAIKCECDKNVHKHKRGAISMAHAGKDTGGSQFFICFVDCPHLDGVHTVFGQIPEDDAASFMTLDMIDQNDIIEKIEVKETR is encoded by the coding sequence ATGTTAAACATATTTGGAAAAAAGCTCAAAGAGTATGATTTGAGTAATGTAGATACGTACCAGTGGGCTCATATAAAAGTAAAAGATAAAGGAGATATCTGGATAAAACTCTTTCCTGAAGAGGTACCAAATACAGTAGCCAACTTTGCCTATTTAGCCAATAGTGGTTTTTATGATGGACTCAAATTTCATCGTGTTATTAAAGGATTTATGGCACAAGGTGGATGTCCCGAAGGAACTGGCAGAGGAGGACCAGGTTGGGCGATAAAGTGTGAATGTGACAAAAATGTACATAAACATAAAAGGGGAGCAATCTCTATGGCACATGCTGGCAAAGATACAGGAGGAAGCCAGTTTTTTATCTGTTTTGTAGATTGTCCTCATCTTGATGGAGTTCATACGGTTTTTGGACAGATCCCTGAAGATGATGCCGCATCTTTTATGACTCTTGATATGATTGATCAAAACGACATTATAGAAAAGATTGAAGTCAAAGAGACAAGATGA
- a CDS encoding fatty acid--CoA ligase, whose product MFDYKYNSFYEVLKEHAQKRPKATAYYVGDRKISFERMLLKVDTFARFLELIGVHRGDKIALYLANSIEFIVALLAAQKLGAIPVPVNNFLKEEEVVFILNDSEAKILVASADFSKELQNIFSRTGVQKIIWEGEYNGLDENNISFNEILSNLESHEKITQSVDIDDIAVIIYTSGTTGKPKGAMLSYRNIFSNILGIEQLLQIKPKERFIVYLPMFHSFTLTVTILMPLYFGSPVVIIRSIMPFSNIIKQVLLKRVSIFVGVPDVYNALSKAKLPWYFHWFNSVKYYVSGAAALPEDTLKRFRKRFKKGVLLEGYGLSEASPVVAVNLPNKQKPKSVGPAIPGVTVKIVDEDMVELPLGEIGEIIVKGDNVMQGYWKRPEATAETIVNGWLRTGDLGYMDEDGFIFIVDRKKDLIISKGINIYPREIEEVLTSHPLVKAAAVIGIKDEKSGEVPVAYIESEDGEQISESEIKKYLREHLANYKIPKSIFIVDELPKNATGKVLKRVLKERLSQ is encoded by the coding sequence ATGTTTGATTACAAATACAACAGCTTTTACGAAGTTCTCAAAGAGCATGCCCAAAAACGCCCCAAAGCTACTGCATACTATGTAGGAGATCGTAAAATTAGCTTTGAGCGTATGCTGCTCAAAGTAGACACATTTGCAAGATTTCTAGAGTTAATAGGCGTTCATAGAGGCGATAAAATAGCACTCTATTTGGCAAACTCTATTGAATTTATTGTCGCACTCCTTGCTGCGCAAAAACTAGGAGCCATTCCCGTACCAGTGAATAATTTTTTAAAAGAAGAAGAGGTTGTATTTATACTTAATGACTCTGAAGCTAAAATACTCGTTGCCAGCGCAGATTTTTCAAAAGAGCTGCAAAATATTTTTAGCCGTACCGGAGTACAAAAAATTATATGGGAGGGCGAATACAATGGATTAGATGAGAATAATATCTCTTTTAATGAGATCTTATCCAATCTTGAATCCCATGAAAAGATTACACAAAGTGTAGATATCGACGATATTGCTGTTATTATCTATACATCTGGCACAACTGGTAAACCAAAAGGTGCAATGCTTAGTTACCGCAATATCTTTTCTAATATTTTAGGCATCGAGCAGCTTCTACAAATTAAACCAAAAGAGCGTTTTATTGTATATCTGCCTATGTTTCACTCTTTTACTCTTACCGTTACTATACTTATGCCCCTTTATTTTGGATCCCCGGTGGTTATTATTAGATCAATCATGCCTTTTTCTAATATTATCAAGCAGGTTTTACTCAAGCGTGTCTCAATCTTTGTTGGCGTCCCTGATGTATACAATGCTCTATCCAAAGCAAAACTTCCATGGTATTTTCACTGGTTTAATAGTGTGAAATATTATGTAAGTGGAGCAGCAGCGCTGCCAGAAGATACGCTCAAACGTTTTCGCAAGCGCTTTAAAAAAGGGGTTTTACTTGAAGGGTATGGCCTTAGCGAAGCAAGTCCCGTTGTTGCAGTGAATCTTCCCAATAAGCAAAAACCAAAATCAGTAGGCCCAGCAATTCCAGGTGTTACTGTGAAAATAGTCGATGAAGATATGGTAGAGCTTCCGCTTGGAGAGATTGGTGAAATCATCGTCAAAGGTGATAATGTAATGCAAGGTTACTGGAAAAGGCCAGAAGCGACAGCCGAAACAATTGTCAATGGATGGCTAAGAACCGGGGATCTTGGATATATGGATGAAGATGGCTTTATCTTCATAGTAGATCGTAAAAAAGATCTCATCATCTCCAAAGGCATCAATATCTATCCAAGAGAGATCGAAGAGGTGCTCACTTCACATCCACTCGTAAAAGCTGCAGCTGTTATTGGAATCAAAGATGAAAAGAGTGGAGAGGTACCAGTGGCCTATATTGAGAGCGAAGATGGTGAGCAGATCAGTGAGAGCGAGATAAAAAAATATTTGCGTGAACATCTTGCCAACTATAAGATCCCAAAATCTATATTTATTGTCGATGAACTTCCAAAAAACGCAACAGGTAAAGTGCTCAAACGGGTACTCAAAGAGAGGCTCTCACAATGA
- a CDS encoding NAD(+) synthase, which yields MSFYRVAAVSPKLSLGDIAANVAIIKELMHTYKDAAVIVFPELCITGYTMGDLFLQQEVEKEVLAAIEELKAAAMDSIVIIGAPLWFRQRLYNCAVILQNGEIRGIVPKSYLPNYREFYEMRWFVSGKEIHGETLLGAPFGVDILFQSGELVVGVEICEDLWSVIPPSLYQAAAGANLICNLSASDEVVGKSAYRTELVRTQSARGVCAYAYASSGVGESSADVCYSGATLIAENGALLAQGERFSFASQGCIADIDTAKLKNLRGTETSYAQSERRSFRIVACADVPVQKTPKRYYDPHPFVPGKKADRDERCKEIFSIQSSALARRIRQIGDPKLIIGISGGLDSTLALLVCVEACEKLGKSRKDIIAVSMPGFGTTEGTRKSAKKLATTLGVTFKEIDIVDTVKKHFADIGHDESVHDVTFENAQARYRTMVLMDLANKLGGIVVGTGDLSEIALGFNTYNGDHMAMYNVNAGVPKTLVKYVIAWVASVKKDLSETLTKIIERPVSPELLPAQGEKIVQKTEEIIGPYELHDFFLYHFVKYGAEPKKLLMIAKLAFGKKYSEETIKKWLKVFIKRFFANQFKRDAMPDGVKVGTIALSPRGDWRMPSDVNVAMWLKELKE from the coding sequence ATGAGTTTTTACCGCGTTGCTGCAGTGAGTCCCAAGCTCTCTCTTGGCGATATAGCTGCAAATGTTGCTATCATCAAAGAGCTCATGCATACATACAAAGATGCTGCAGTAATAGTTTTTCCTGAGCTCTGTATAACTGGTTATACAATGGGGGATCTTTTCTTGCAGCAAGAGGTAGAAAAAGAGGTTTTGGCAGCTATTGAGGAGCTCAAGGCTGCAGCAATGGACTCAATTGTGATTATTGGTGCGCCCCTTTGGTTTCGCCAGAGGCTCTATAACTGTGCAGTTATTTTGCAAAATGGAGAAATAAGAGGTATTGTGCCAAAGAGCTATTTACCAAACTATCGTGAATTTTATGAGATGCGCTGGTTTGTGAGTGGTAAAGAAATACATGGAGAGACGCTTCTTGGTGCTCCTTTTGGTGTGGATATTCTCTTCCAAAGTGGCGAACTTGTAGTAGGAGTGGAGATTTGTGAGGATTTGTGGAGCGTAATTCCCCCCTCACTCTATCAAGCTGCAGCCGGGGCAAATCTTATTTGCAATCTCTCTGCAAGCGATGAGGTGGTTGGCAAATCAGCATATCGTACAGAGCTTGTGCGCACCCAGAGTGCAAGAGGAGTATGCGCCTATGCGTATGCAAGTAGTGGTGTGGGGGAGAGTAGCGCAGATGTGTGTTATAGCGGAGCTACACTCATAGCAGAAAATGGAGCGCTTTTAGCACAAGGAGAGCGGTTTTCTTTTGCCTCACAAGGCTGCATTGCTGATATTGATACGGCTAAGCTGAAAAATCTACGTGGTACAGAGACAAGTTATGCACAAAGCGAGAGAAGATCTTTTCGCATTGTTGCATGCGCAGATGTTCCTGTCCAAAAAACTCCAAAACGCTATTACGATCCCCACCCTTTTGTTCCTGGCAAAAAGGCCGATAGAGATGAGCGATGTAAAGAGATCTTTTCGATTCAATCGAGTGCTCTTGCTAGGCGCATACGGCAAATTGGAGATCCTAAACTAATTATTGGAATAAGTGGAGGGCTCGATTCTACACTTGCGCTTCTTGTGTGCGTTGAAGCGTGTGAGAAACTTGGTAAATCACGTAAAGATATTATAGCAGTTTCTATGCCAGGATTTGGAACCACTGAGGGCACAAGGAAGAGTGCTAAAAAGCTAGCAACTACGCTTGGAGTAACGTTTAAAGAGATTGATATCGTTGATACAGTAAAAAAACATTTTGCAGATATTGGTCATGATGAGAGTGTGCATGATGTAACCTTTGAAAATGCCCAGGCGCGCTATCGTACAATGGTGCTTATGGATCTTGCAAATAAGTTGGGTGGTATCGTTGTAGGAACTGGAGATTTGAGTGAGATTGCACTAGGGTTTAACACATACAATGGTGATCATATGGCTATGTATAATGTTAATGCAGGTGTACCAAAAACACTGGTCAAGTATGTGATAGCTTGGGTAGCTAGTGTGAAAAAGGATCTGAGTGAAACTCTTACTAAGATCATTGAGCGTCCTGTTTCTCCTGAACTTTTACCAGCACAAGGGGAGAAAATAGTACAAAAAACTGAAGAGATTATAGGTCCTTATGAGCTGCATGACTTTTTCTTGTATCATTTTGTCAAATATGGAGCAGAGCCAAAAAAACTTCTCATGATCGCAAAACTCGCTTTTGGTAAAAAATACTCTGAAGAGACTATCAAAAAGTGGCTAAAAGTTTTTATTAAGCGCTTCTTTGCAAATCAGTTTAAACGTGATGCTATGCCAGATGGTGTAAAAGTTGGGACAATTGCACTAAGCCCTCGGGGTGATTGGCGTATGCCAAGTGATGTAAATGTTGCTATGTGGCTAAAGGAGTTGAAAGAGTAA